The following coding sequences are from one Planctomycetota bacterium window:
- a CDS encoding DUF362 domain-containing protein, protein MAQRNTGRAAATKATVFFGSSEVARPSAEATLPGKLRRILQRLDLAALCQKDRVPIKMHLGGGLGYTTIHPVFVRILVQAIKDAGGRPFVVDGYFGTIESAAQRGYTPETLGCPLVAAGGVYDSHLVTKKVRYRTLKQLEIFGAIWDAPCLVNFSHVKGHGDCAYGGACKNLAMGCVHGRTRGALHALEGGLEWDAEACVFCGRCVEACDRGAIEMNKAKRELDINFHDCRFCRHCVVACPQKALTMSDRTHFRHFHEGMALATKTILGSFDPRRVLHINLLTNITMICDCWGLSCPSIVPDIGVMASHDIVAIETASLDAIQAENFIPGTLFRGWKLGEGGHLLEKIFGKDPYEQVRALERRGLGTSRYSLVEVK, encoded by the coding sequence ATGGCGCAACGGAACACGGGCCGCGCGGCGGCCACCAAGGCGACGGTGTTTTTCGGCTCCTCCGAGGTCGCGCGCCCCAGCGCCGAGGCCACCCTGCCCGGCAAGCTGCGGCGCATCCTTCAGCGCCTCGACCTCGCGGCCCTCTGCCAGAAGGACCGCGTGCCGATCAAGATGCACCTCGGCGGCGGCCTCGGCTACACCACCATCCATCCCGTCTTCGTGCGCATCCTCGTCCAGGCGATCAAGGACGCCGGCGGCCGGCCGTTCGTGGTGGACGGCTATTTCGGCACCATCGAGTCCGCCGCGCAGCGCGGCTACACGCCCGAGACGCTCGGCTGCCCCCTCGTCGCCGCGGGCGGCGTCTACGATTCGCATCTCGTGACGAAGAAGGTGCGCTACCGCACGCTCAAGCAGCTCGAGATCTTCGGCGCCATCTGGGACGCGCCCTGCCTGGTCAACTTCTCGCACGTCAAGGGCCACGGCGACTGCGCGTACGGCGGCGCCTGCAAGAACCTGGCGATGGGCTGCGTGCACGGCCGCACGCGCGGCGCCCTGCACGCCCTCGAAGGCGGCCTGGAGTGGGACGCCGAGGCCTGCGTCTTCTGCGGCCGGTGCGTCGAGGCGTGCGACCGCGGCGCCATCGAGATGAACAAGGCGAAACGCGAGCTGGACATCAATTTCCACGACTGCCGCTTCTGCCGCCACTGCGTCGTCGCCTGCCCTCAGAAGGCCCTCACGATGAGCGATCGCACCCACTTCCGCCACTTCCACGAGGGCATGGCCCTGGCCACCAAGACCATCCTCGGCTCGTTCGACCCCCGCCGCGTGCTGCACATCAACCTGCTTACGAACATCACGATGATCTGCGACTGCTGGGGCCTGAGCTGCCCCAGCATCGTGCCCGACATCGGCGTGATGGCCTCGCACGACATCGTGGCCATCGAGACTGCCTCGCTCGATGCCATCCAGGCCGAGAACTTCATCCCCGGCACGCTCTTCCGCGGCTGGAAGCTGGGCGAAGGCGGGCACCTGCTCGAGAAGATCTTCGGCAAGGACCCCTACGAGCAGGTGCGGGCGCTCGAGCGCCGCGGCCTGGGCACCTCGCGCTACTCGCTCGTGGAAGTCAAGTAG
- a CDS encoding SUMF1/EgtB/PvdO family nonheme iron enzyme: MLRHEEILMLRACLACVLAAAALAGEPGADPAWYARKASWPDTMLASREALAKAQAEAPKEAAFKPYVTGIVRGGQPAQQISLDVSTLDQLWLVADVGDDNYDWDQAIWAEPRLVTRDGAEVRLPTLQPVSVKVGWGQLILNNSHTGGGLRIANKKYEYGFWAHAPSALCFALGRKYARFEAWVGIGAEATSHGSVRFHVLDRADRTSDLETLWALVRRDFPAAAREMAWERDDRIWDDDWRPGDLATLAARYAKCAASRASSVGAEAQKLAPGVAEAPALQKVRELYYRARTIEENLAKLGDLKFEPLRLAIADLIETQGDKYPKGREFLQRLDALEKSAAAEDKAASAEHKARLVEEFESLKREALLANPLLSFDKLLVVRRHARNLALPANWQGNSCLPRSGLDNEIAVLSLRAVGGASAPRVQTLYKPEGGKFVGDVDLHFDADRILFSSLDARNRWQVFEMTLQPPAGSQPAGASPVRQLTGEQPDVDSYDACYLPDGRIIFGSTAAFVGVPCVFGSSHVSMLYRMDADGRNIRQLCFEQDHDWCPTVLNNGRVLYLRWEYTDTPHSQTRLLFHMNPDGTEQMEYYGSNSYWPNGIFYARPIPNHPTKVVGIVTGHHGVPRMGELVVFDPGKGRHEASGAIQRIPGYGKPVERVVRDALVDGSWPKFLHPYPLSEKHFLVSCKPTPQAHWGLYLVDTFDNMLLLHEEPDYAILEPVPLRKTPRPPVIPDKADPKRKDAVVYMVDVYQGDGLKGVPRGSVKRLRIFSYHFAYHGMGGLLGVVGMDGPWDPKRIVGTVPVEADGSALFRVPANTPLSIQPLDAEGKALQLMRSWMTAMPGETLSCVGCHEKQNSSPPAKQTIAQSKPPAEIEPWRGPARAFSYAREVQPVVDKYCIACHEGTKAVTLRGDQKPTDFSLVTPGNGGGNAGRFSLGYIELSRYVRRNGIEGDYHLLTPLEFHADTTELVQLLRKGHYGVRLDAEAWDRLVTWIDLNTPYFGTWTEMGHNPGKQRERRLELARLYANLDDDPEADAALPPAKLGDPAPPPVSEIANRKSQIANPPGWPFDAAEAKRKQAAAGPATARTIELGPGITMELVLIPAGEFLMGDNPVGGVSPRRESRDGDVPPTMSSPDEQPVHRVRIERPFWMGRCEVSNEQFALFDSAHDSRVEDKNTYQFGVHGYPCNEPKQPVVRLSWHQAMAFCEWLSRKTGERFTLPTEAQWEWACRAGTATPFWYGGLDADFSKYANMADAKMREFASNPYTVWEPQANATKYDDWIPKDTRFNDGHLVAAPIGSYQPNPWGLCDMHGNMAEWTRSEYRPYPSDESDQSDRSDKPAARRVVRGGSWRDRPYRCTSAYRLAYPAFQRPYNVTFRVICETATRTASKPE; this comes from the coding sequence ATGCTCCGTCACGAGGAGATCCTGATGCTCCGTGCCTGCCTCGCGTGCGTTCTTGCCGCCGCGGCCTTGGCCGGCGAGCCTGGCGCTGACCCCGCCTGGTACGCGAGGAAGGCGTCGTGGCCCGACACGATGCTGGCGTCGCGCGAGGCGCTGGCCAAGGCCCAGGCCGAGGCGCCCAAGGAGGCGGCCTTCAAGCCCTACGTCACGGGCATTGTCCGCGGCGGCCAGCCGGCGCAGCAGATCTCGCTCGACGTCTCGACGCTCGACCAGCTCTGGCTCGTGGCCGACGTGGGCGACGACAACTACGATTGGGACCAGGCCATCTGGGCCGAGCCGCGCCTGGTGACCAGGGACGGCGCCGAGGTGCGCCTGCCCACGCTCCAGCCCGTGTCGGTCAAGGTCGGCTGGGGCCAGCTCATCCTCAACAACAGCCACACGGGCGGGGGCCTGCGCATCGCCAACAAGAAGTACGAGTACGGCTTCTGGGCGCACGCCCCGAGCGCCCTGTGCTTCGCCCTCGGCAGGAAGTACGCGAGGTTCGAGGCCTGGGTGGGCATTGGCGCCGAGGCGACCTCGCACGGCTCGGTGCGCTTCCACGTGCTGGATCGGGCCGACCGCACGAGCGACCTGGAGACGCTGTGGGCACTCGTCCGCCGCGACTTCCCCGCCGCCGCCCGCGAGATGGCCTGGGAGCGCGACGACCGCATCTGGGACGACGACTGGCGCCCCGGCGACCTCGCCACGCTGGCGGCCCGCTATGCCAAGTGCGCGGCGAGCCGGGCTTCGTCGGTGGGGGCCGAGGCGCAGAAGCTCGCCCCCGGCGTGGCGGAGGCCCCCGCCCTTCAGAAGGTGCGCGAACTCTACTACCGCGCCCGCACCATCGAGGAGAACCTGGCGAAGTTGGGCGACCTGAAGTTCGAGCCGCTCCGCCTGGCCATCGCGGACCTCATCGAGACCCAGGGCGACAAGTATCCCAAGGGCCGCGAGTTCCTCCAACGCCTCGACGCACTCGAGAAGTCGGCCGCGGCCGAGGACAAGGCGGCCAGCGCCGAGCACAAGGCGAGACTCGTCGAAGAGTTCGAGTCGCTCAAGCGCGAGGCCCTGCTCGCCAACCCGCTGCTGTCGTTCGACAAGCTGCTCGTCGTGCGCCGCCATGCCCGCAACCTGGCCCTGCCCGCCAACTGGCAGGGCAACTCGTGCCTGCCGCGCAGCGGCCTCGACAACGAGATCGCCGTCCTCTCGCTGCGCGCTGTGGGCGGGGCCTCTGCGCCCCGCGTCCAAACCCTCTACAAGCCCGAAGGCGGCAAGTTCGTGGGCGACGTGGACCTGCATTTCGACGCCGACCGCATCCTGTTTTCTTCGCTCGATGCCAGGAACCGCTGGCAGGTGTTCGAGATGACGCTTCAGCCTCCCGCGGGTTCGCAACCCGCGGGAGCTTCCCCTGTCCGCCAGCTCACGGGCGAGCAGCCCGACGTGGATAGCTACGACGCCTGCTACCTGCCCGACGGCCGCATCATCTTCGGCTCCACTGCCGCCTTCGTCGGCGTGCCGTGCGTCTTCGGCTCCTCCCACGTCTCGATGCTCTATCGCATGGACGCCGACGGCAGGAACATCCGCCAGCTCTGCTTCGAGCAGGACCACGACTGGTGCCCCACGGTGCTCAACAACGGCCGCGTGCTCTACCTCCGTTGGGAGTACACCGACACCCCGCACTCGCAGACGCGCCTCCTCTTCCACATGAACCCCGACGGCACGGAGCAGATGGAGTACTACGGCAGCAACTCGTACTGGCCGAACGGCATCTTCTACGCCCGCCCGATCCCGAATCACCCGACGAAGGTCGTGGGCATCGTGACCGGCCACCACGGCGTGCCGCGCATGGGCGAGCTGGTCGTCTTCGACCCCGGCAAGGGCCGCCACGAGGCCAGCGGCGCCATCCAGCGCATCCCCGGCTACGGCAAGCCCGTCGAGCGCGTCGTGCGCGACGCGCTGGTGGACGGCTCCTGGCCCAAGTTCCTCCACCCCTATCCCCTCAGCGAGAAGCACTTCCTCGTCTCGTGCAAGCCCACCCCCCAGGCCCATTGGGGCCTCTACCTGGTGGACACCTTCGACAACATGCTCCTGCTGCACGAGGAGCCGGACTACGCGATCCTGGAGCCCGTGCCGCTCCGCAAGACCCCCAGGCCGCCCGTCATCCCCGACAAGGCGGACCCGAAGCGCAAGGACGCGGTGGTCTACATGGTGGACGTCTACCAGGGGGACGGGCTGAAGGGCGTGCCGCGCGGCTCGGTGAAGCGGCTGCGCATCTTCTCGTACCATTTCGCCTACCACGGCATGGGCGGGCTGCTCGGCGTCGTGGGCATGGACGGCCCGTGGGACCCCAAGCGCATCGTGGGCACGGTGCCGGTCGAGGCCGACGGCTCGGCCCTCTTCCGCGTGCCGGCCAACACCCCTCTCTCGATTCAGCCGCTCGACGCCGAGGGCAAGGCCCTTCAACTCATGCGAAGCTGGATGACCGCCATGCCGGGCGAGACCCTCTCGTGCGTGGGCTGCCACGAGAAGCAGAACTCCTCGCCGCCCGCGAAGCAAACGATCGCGCAGTCCAAGCCCCCCGCCGAGATCGAGCCCTGGCGCGGCCCGGCCCGCGCCTTCAGCTATGCGCGCGAGGTGCAGCCCGTGGTGGACAAGTACTGCATCGCCTGCCACGAGGGCACGAAAGCCGTCACCCTGCGCGGCGACCAGAAACCCACCGACTTCAGCCTCGTCACGCCCGGCAACGGCGGCGGGAACGCCGGCCGCTTCTCGCTCGGCTACATCGAGCTCAGCCGCTACGTCCGCCGCAACGGCATCGAGGGCGACTACCACCTGCTCACGCCCCTCGAGTTCCACGCCGACACCACCGAACTCGTCCAACTCCTCCGCAAGGGCCACTACGGCGTCCGGCTCGACGCCGAGGCCTGGGACCGTCTCGTGACCTGGATTGACCTCAACACGCCCTATTTCGGCACATGGACCGAGATGGGCCACAACCCCGGCAAGCAGCGCGAGCGCCGCCTCGAGCTGGCCAGGCTCTACGCCAACCTCGACGACGACCCCGAGGCCGACGCGGCGCTGCCTCCGGCGAAGCTCGGTGATCCCGCTCCTCCGCCTGTCTCTGAAATCGCCAATCGCAAATCGCAGATCGCAAATCCACCTGGCTGGCCCTTCGACGCCGCGGAGGCCAAGAGGAAGCAGGCCGCCGCCGGCCCCGCCACCGCCCGCACGATCGAGCTGGGCCCCGGCATCACCATGGAGCTTGTGCTCATCCCCGCCGGCGAGTTCCTGATGGGCGACAATCCTGTGGGCGGCGTGTCCCCACGCCGCGAGTCGCGGGACGGGGACGTCCCGCCCACAATGTCCTCGCCCGACGAGCAGCCCGTGCACCGCGTGAGGATCGAGCGGCCCTTCTGGATGGGCCGCTGCGAGGTCTCCAACGAGCAGTTCGCCCTCTTCGATTCCGCCCACGACAGCCGCGTGGAGGACAAGAACACCTACCAGTTCGGCGTCCACGGCTACCCCTGCAACGAGCCCAAGCAGCCGGTCGTGCGCCTCTCCTGGCACCAGGCCATGGCCTTCTGCGAATGGCTCTCGCGGAAGACGGGCGAGCGCTTCACCCTGCCCACCGAGGCCCAATGGGAGTGGGCCTGCCGGGCCGGCACCGCCACGCCCTTCTGGTATGGCGGCCTCGACGCCGATTTCTCGAAGTACGCGAACATGGCCGACGCCAAGATGCGCGAGTTCGCGTCCAACCCCTACACCGTCTGGGAGCCGCAGGCCAACGCCACGAAGTACGACGACTGGATCCCCAAGGACACGCGGTTCAACGACGGGCACCTCGTCGCGGCTCCCATCGGCAGCTACCAGCCCAACCCCTGGGGCCTGTGCGACATGCACGGCAACATGGCCGAGTGGACCCGCTCCGAGTACCGCCCCTACCCGTCGGACGAGTCAGACCAGTCGGACAGGTCCGACAAGCCCGCCGCGCGCCGCGTGGTGCGCGGCGGCTCGTGGCGCGACCGGCCCTATCGCTGCACCTCGGCCTATCGCCTGGCCTATCCCGCCTTCCAGCGGCCCTACAACGTCACGTTCCGCGTAATCTGCGAGACCGCTACCAGAACTGCATCCAAGCCGGAATGA